AAGACCTTATGTTAGAAAAACAAAAGTTGTGACCCAATTATAAATGCTAAAAACCTATATTACAGATATAATGCAATATAGTACTTATTGTTTTCAAGTTGGGTTAAGATAAACACTTCTGAGTGATTAGGAAGATTTGAAATAGTATTATTTTTAAATTTACATACTTTAAATTACTTCCAGAAAATAATGAAGAGAAGCGTTAGTTAAGGTAGAATTGAGAATATATTTGATGTAATTATTTTACTAGAAAAATGTAGGTAGAAGTCTACAAAAACTAAGAAATTTTTACATTATAAACTAAATCAGAAAGAGTAAGAAAAAAAGCTAATAATTAATTCCAATTAAATTATTGATGCGAGTTCACATATTAAAAAAAAAGAGAGTAAATCTAAATTTTAATTTTCTTGACTTGCCAAACCTTATTATTTATAATCTTAGGTCTTGAAAAAGACACCAAATTTGCATATAGAACGTTAACATCGGAGGCAAAATGAAAGCTTATGAAGCTAAGGATATAAGAAATATAGCCCTGGTAGGACACAATTCAGTTGGTAAGACATTATTGACTGATAGTATTGCTTTTTACCTTGGTGCTACAACCAGGTTAGGTTCAGTAGATGACGGAACAACAATTTCTGATTATACCAGTGAAGAGATTGAAAAAAAATATTCTATTAGATCGTCAGTTGTATCAATGGAAGCAGATAATGTAAAAATTAATATAGTTGATTGTCCTGGTTATGCTGATTTCATCGGCGAAACGTATAGTGCTATTGGAGCATGTGAAACAGCATTGATTGTTGTATCTGCTTCAAGTACTCAAGGCACAGAGGTTGGTACTGAAAATGCTGTTGAAATTAGCCAAAAGCTAAATAAACCAGCCGCTTTCTTCATCAATAAATGTGATTATGAGACTGCTGATTTTGATAAAGTTATAGAAAGTTTAAAAACATCATTTTCTGGTGCAGTTAATGAACTTCAATTCCCTGTTGGTAAGGGTGAGAACTTTGAAGGTGTTGTGGATATTTTGGAAATGAAAATGTTTACAACAGAAGGTGGAAAACCTGTCGCTAAAGATATACCTGCTTCTGTTAAAGATAGAGCTGAATCATTGAGAGAGGCATTATATGAAAATGTTGCTGGTACAGATGAAGAACTTATGGAAAAATATTTAGAAGAAGGTGAATTGACTACTGAAGAGTTTTCTAAGGGTTTTATCACAGCTTTTAAAAATAATGAGATTATTCCTGTATTCTGTGGTAGTGCAATTAAGCAAATCGGAATTCCAACTCTTGTTTCGAACTTTAAAAACTTATTTTTATCTCCTGCTGATCTAGATGCTACAATCATTGAAAAAGGTGAAGAAAAAACTATTTCAGTAGACCCAACAAAACCTCTTATCAGTTATGTTTTTAAAACAACCTCTGAAGCACATGTTGGTGAGCTTTATTATTTTAAAGTTGTTCAAGGTAAAGCAACAAGTGGTTTAGATGCTGTAAACGGTGATAATACTGAAAAGCTAGGTGCAATGAATACTGTTTTTGGTAAAAACAGAACAGAAACTACAGAAATTAACGCTGGTGATATAGGTGCTGTTGTTAAATTGAAAAATACTAAAACAAACGATACTCTTTGTGCAAAAGGTACCAGTGTTAAAGTTAAGACCGTTGAGTTCCCGTCATCTCTTGTTTGGGAAGCAATCAGAACTAAAGATAAAAAAGATGAAGCAAGAATTGGTCAAGCACTTCATGCCATATCTAATGAAGATCCAACTTTTGTCGCTAAATTCAATCCTGAACTAAGACAAACAATTATTGAAGGTCAAGGTGTTAAACATATTGAAACTGTAATCAAGAAGTTAAAAGACAGATATGGTATTGATATTGATATCGAAAAGCCAAAAATTCCTTATAGAGAAACTATAACAAAATCTGTAGAAGGTTCATACAGACATAAAAAACAATCTGGTGGAAAAGGACAATTTGCTGAAGTTCATTTTAGAATGAGACCTAAAGAAAGAGGTGAAGGATTCAATTTTGTTGATGCAATCACTCAAGGTTCAATACCGGCAAGATTCATTCCTGCTGTTGAAAAGGGTATTCATGAAACATTGCCAAATGGTGTTATCTCTGGTTCACAGGTTATCGATCTTGAAGTAGAATTATTCTTTGGTAAGTTCCACGAAGTTGACTCTTCTGAGATGGCTTTTAAAATTGCATCTTGGACTTGTTTCAAAAATCTGTTTAAAGAAGCTAAACCAATTCTACTTGAACCAGTTTATGAAGTAAAAGTAATGTGTCCTGAAGAATATACCGGTGATGTAATGGGTGATATATCTTCAAAACGAGGCAGACCAGAAGGTATGGAGAATAAGGCAGGAAAACAGGTAATTACAGCAAAAGTACCTCTTTCAGAACTTTATGGATATGCAACTACACTTAGATCTATGACTCAAGGTAAAGCTTCTTTTACAATTGAGTATTCTCACTACGATGTTGTACCATTTGAAGTGCAAGAGAAAATTATGGCTGAATACGAAGCTTCAAGAGGACAAGAAGAAGAATAGACATTTTTCAAATATTAAGAAAAAAGAGTCCAATATTGGACTCTTTTTTCATTTTAAATAATAGAAAACATATTTTGTATTATTTTCATATTTTAATGAATAACAATGTTATAGTTTATAATTTAACTGATAAGATTTTTATTTCATAGATTTCTATATTTATGCCTAATTGTATGGTTTCTTGTAAAAAAACTTTTGAAAAATATACTTGACTGTAGAATAGTACTTTTTAATATTATAAATTGGGTAACGATTGGGAATAATAAAGATAATGTTCAATTTAGAATAACTAATGATTGAATTGTATCTATAAGAAAAGTAAACAAAAAAAGGAGGAATTATGGCTGGTGTAGATTTATCCCTCTATGGAATTATGAATGTTAAAGAACTTTACAGAAATCCGTCATATCAACAACTTTATGTACACGAGACAGATCCAAATCTAGAAGGATTTGAGAGAGGTGTTGTAACAAAAACAGGTGCTGTTGCTGTTAAAACAGGTGTATTTACAGGAAGATCTCCAAAGGATAAATATTTCGTTAGAGATGAAACCACTGAAAATACAATGTGGTGGGATGGCGTTATTAATAAATCAATCAACACTGAAGTCTGGAAAGAGTTAAAAGGTCTTGTAGTAAATCAGCTTTCTGATAAAAAACTCTATGTTGTTGATGTTTTCTGTGGTACAAACGAAGATACAAGAATGAGCGTTAGATTTGTAATGGAAGTTGCATGGCAGGCTCATTTTGTATCAAACATGTTTATCAGACCAACAAGAAAAGAACTGGAAAATTTTGTTCCTGATTTTGTGGTTTTAAATGGTTCAAAAGTTACAAATCCAAACTGGAAACAACATGGATTAAATTCAGACGTTTTTGTTCTATTTAATTTAACAGAGAGAATGGCAGTAATTGGTGGATCTTGGTATGGTGGAGAGATGAAAAAAGGTATTTTTAGTCTTATGAACTATTATAATCCTTTAAAAGGTATTGCTTCTATGCATTGTTCTGCTAATGTTGGCGAAAAAGGTGATGTAGCTATCTTCTTTGGGCTTTCTGGTACTGGTAAAACAACTCTTTCTGCTGATCCTAAACGTTATCTAATTGGTGATGATGAACATGGTTGGGATGACAATGGTGTATTCAATTACGAAGGTGGTTGCTACGCTAAGACTATCAACCTAAGTGAAGAAAATGAACCAGATATTTGGGATGCAATTAAACAAGACGCATTGCTTGAAAATGTTACTGTAGATGCTGAAGGTAATATCAATTATGATGATAAATCTGTTACTGAAAATACACGTGTAAGTTATCCAATTTATCATATCAAAAAAATTGTTCTTCCTTCAAAAGCCGGACATGCTAATAAAGTGATTTACCTTTCTGCTGATGCTTTTGGTGTACTTCCTCCAGTTTCTATTTTGGATAGAGATCAAGCTCAATACCACTTCCTTTGTGGTTATACTTCAAAACTTGCAGGAACTGAAAGAGGAATTACTGAGCCAGTTCCTTCGTTTTCACCAGCTTTTGGAGAGGCATTCCTTACCTTGCACCCAACAAAATATGCTACAGAACTTGTAAGAAAAATGGATCAGCACAAAGCTAAAGCATATCTTGTAAATACTGGATGGAATGGAACGGGAAAACGTATTTCTATTAAAGATACACGTGCAATTATTGATGCTATATTAGATGGTTCAATTGAGAACGCTCAGACAAAACATATCCCAATGTTAAATCTTACAGTTCCTACAGCACTTCCTAATGTTACAACAAGTATTTTAGATCCTAGAGATACTTATCAGGATGTAGCTGAATGGGAAAAGAAGGCTAGAAGTCTTTCTGAAAAGTATATTAAAAACTTTGAGCAATATACTGATACTCCAGAAGGAAAAGCTCTTATTCCTGCAGGACCACAATTATAGACAAACTAAAGCCCCAGAATTGGGGCTTTTTTTTTAATATGCTGAATTTATTAAGATCTAGTTTCTAAATCATCATCTTTAAAACCTATTGCTCTATGATTGCCATCACACAAAGGCATTTTTTTAGAAGCTCCACATCTACAAAGTGTTGATCTTTCACCAGTGTGAAGAATGTTCCCTTCACCATCTTTAATTGTAATATTACCGTTCACAACAAATGGACCATTTTTAATCATTTTTATTTCTACCGACATTGTTTCTCCTTTTTTTTCATACTTCAATTTTAATTGATCATCAATAAATTTTAAATCTAAAGCACCAGACGGACAGGCTAGAACTGTTTCAATAATCACTTCAGAAGTTGCCCCACCAATCTCCACCCAAGGTCTTTTTCTAGGTTTAAATACTCTTGGTAAAGTTCTAAAACACACTTCCGAATGGTTACATTTTTCGGGTTGCCATGTAACAATTATTTCGCCATTGTTATATTCTCTATAGGTCTTTTCTTCCATATTTTATCCTATGTTAGATATTTCAATGTTCAATCGAAAATAGCAAAATAAAATGATAATAATCTTATCTTGCTATTTCTTGTTTATGCAACTAATTTTGTAAGAATTTTGACTAGAGGTGCCAGCGTGATCAAAGACTATATAAAATACATGAAACTTTTCTCTAAAAATTCTCGCCTTTTTTTGATAGGAGGTGTTTTTAACGGTATTGGAATGGCTGTATTTAGTCTGCTGTTTAATCTTTACCTTGAAGAGTATGGTTTCAGCAAATCTGACATTGGACAGATACTTTCTTATGGAAGTCTTGGGGCTACAGTAGTGGCAATTCCAGCTGCTCTTATAATTGAAAGATTTCATGTGAAAAAAATATTGTTCTGGTCTACAATTTTAGCTCTAATAGCCTATACAAGCCAGATTTTCTTTAAAACTCTACCATTAATCTTTCTCTTTGGGTTTATGGCAAATTTGTTCATTTCAGTATATAGAATTGCTATTGCGCCTTTTTTCATGAGGAATAGCAATAAATCTGAAAGAATATATCTATTCAGCTTTAATGCTGCCTTGGGGATGATTTCTGCCTTGGTTGGGGCTTTGATTGGTGGGTATATTCCTGCAATACTAGAAACACTGTTCAATGTTTCTATGGTATATGCATACGAGATAGCTCTTTATTTATCAATAATTGCTACAGGTATTTCAATTATTCCATTTCATTACATTACTCAGAAGCCTGTTCCAAACGAAAAAACGGATATAATTTCAAAATTTAAAGGTTACAATTGGTATCTAATAATTAGACTTATGATTCCCAAAATCCTTATTGGTCTTGGTGCTGGTTTGGTAATTCCATTTATGAATTTATATTTTAGTAATGTTTTCAATCTAGAATCAAAGCAAATTGGTATCTATTTTTCAATATTACAGGTTTTTATGTTCTTTGGTATGATTTCAGCCCCAATCATTTCAAAAAAGTTCTCAATGTTAAATTTCATTGTTTGGACAGAAGTATTGTCTATTCCATTTATGCTAATTCTGGCTTTAACAAATTATTTACCTCTTGCAGTTATAGCTTTTGTATTACGGGGAATGCTCATGAATATGTCTGGACCAGTCTCTACTAATCTTGAAATGGAGTTAGTTGCTGAAAAAGATCAGGCATTTACAAATGCTATTTCAAGTCTTTCCTGGAATGGAGCTTGGACTATAAGTGCTCATTTTGGTGGGCTTATAATTCAAAAATATTCTTTTACTTACTCTTTTTATGTTACAATTGTTTTGTATATGATGTCTGCTACTACATATTATCTGTTTCTTAAGAAATATAAATTAGCAACTCAAAGAGAGCATAAAATTGTTTAATGTATAATAAGCTATGAAATGGGAGTTTACAAATTAAAAAACACACACGTGTAACGGGTGATTTCTTATTCTGTCTAGAAAAGGTAATGAACTTTCAAAGAAGTATTTTTACTCCAAATATTTCTTTAAAATCAATTCTTTTTGTTTTGGTATCAATTCAATTTCTTTTTCCAAATCTACTATTTTCTTTTCAATCTTCTCTATTTCGGCAACTATTTTTTCTTGTTCTTTTAAGGTAGGAACTGTGATTTCAATTGGATTTAAGTTCATAACTGAAAGTCCTAGTTGTGCCGTTCCAGTTGCATATTGATTAAGATTCATAAAAACCAGTTGATAATGAAGCCAAATTATATTTATATCATTTTTCGGATATGCAACCAATGCGTGCTCAGTAGCGTGAAATTTACCCGAAACCAAATGAACATTACCACATAGAGCTCCTTGACGACCTATTAATGAAAATTGACCATCATTAGTGAAAGTTTCAACATAGCCTCTTAATCCATTACCACCATAACAAGGGTAGAGTTTTTCATTAAAAGTCTTATATATTTTGTCTGCTTTAACAAATTGACCTGCTTTTAATTCGCAAACTTCATCAAGTCGCTTTTTATTGCCAGTTATGTTTTTATAAAAATTGAATACTCCATCTTTTAGATTGGCAATTTTTTCCACAGCCTTTTGCTCTTGTTTTTCTAATAGATTAATTTCTGAAACAATCTTTTCTTGAATGACCATTGGAGGAAGAGGTATTTGAAACTCTTTAATTTTTTCTGCGTTCAAATTTGGTTGTGTAACGGCGACACTATTTGCTTCAACTTGGTTCCAATACATTTTTGTTTTTGTAAAATAGAATAGATAATAAGGGAGTACCTTTTCCGAATTGAGAATTAAACGAATTAAATACGAAGCAAAAATCATTTTTTCATATTTATCCGATTTATAAATCGCAGATTTACCAACACTACCACTTCTTGCTATGACTATATCATTATTATTTAAAAGGAACTGCTTTTTAACTTCATCTGAGGGATTTATAAATTTAACTTCATTTGATAGATTTATACTTCCATCGTCATTTAAGTCTGTAATTCTCAAATATCGAATCTCTCCTTTATCTGTAGCTTTATCTGTGTAACCATATTGAGTTTGTACAATTTGTCCAATTCTAACAACATCCCACTTACTTTCAATTTTTACTTTTTTTTTAGCATTCAACGAAATGTTTTTCTCAAAATCCACTCTATCAAAAGTAAGCATATCTACCAAGTTTTGATAAGACAGATTTGATTTTAAGTTTTCAGCTATTTCTAAATCAAACTCACCATTGAAAGCCTTGTAAATGTATGTACTTGCTTTTTCAGGATTTGAAAAACTATCAGCATCATACAACTGAGTACAATCATCAATAGATTTGCTGCGTTGCATCGGGTGAATACCTTCGCTACCTCTTCTGTTACTAAACTCGTAACCTAAAAACCGTTTTTCAGCATCTTTCTCACCAGTTTTTACTAATACCAGTTTCTGAGGATAAGCAATTATAAAATAAAGTAATTTATTTTGTTCCAAAGCTAAAGTATTGTTCCAAAACTCCTGATCGTTTTTAGCTTTTATCTTTTTGACGTATTCCTTATATAT
This genomic interval from Candidatus Delongbacteria bacterium contains the following:
- a CDS encoding elongation factor G; this translates as MKAYEAKDIRNIALVGHNSVGKTLLTDSIAFYLGATTRLGSVDDGTTISDYTSEEIEKKYSIRSSVVSMEADNVKINIVDCPGYADFIGETYSAIGACETALIVVSASSTQGTEVGTENAVEISQKLNKPAAFFINKCDYETADFDKVIESLKTSFSGAVNELQFPVGKGENFEGVVDILEMKMFTTEGGKPVAKDIPASVKDRAESLREALYENVAGTDEELMEKYLEEGELTTEEFSKGFITAFKNNEIIPVFCGSAIKQIGIPTLVSNFKNLFLSPADLDATIIEKGEEKTISVDPTKPLISYVFKTTSEAHVGELYYFKVVQGKATSGLDAVNGDNTEKLGAMNTVFGKNRTETTEINAGDIGAVVKLKNTKTNDTLCAKGTSVKVKTVEFPSSLVWEAIRTKDKKDEARIGQALHAISNEDPTFVAKFNPELRQTIIEGQGVKHIETVIKKLKDRYGIDIDIEKPKIPYRETITKSVEGSYRHKKQSGGKGQFAEVHFRMRPKERGEGFNFVDAITQGSIPARFIPAVEKGIHETLPNGVISGSQVIDLEVELFFGKFHEVDSSEMAFKIASWTCFKNLFKEAKPILLEPVYEVKVMCPEEYTGDVMGDISSKRGRPEGMENKAGKQVITAKVPLSELYGYATTLRSMTQGKASFTIEYSHYDVVPFEVQEKIMAEYEASRGQEEE
- a CDS encoding MFS transporter; this translates as MIKDYIKYMKLFSKNSRLFLIGGVFNGIGMAVFSLLFNLYLEEYGFSKSDIGQILSYGSLGATVVAIPAALIIERFHVKKILFWSTILALIAYTSQIFFKTLPLIFLFGFMANLFISVYRIAIAPFFMRNSNKSERIYLFSFNAALGMISALVGALIGGYIPAILETLFNVSMVYAYEIALYLSIIATGISIIPFHYITQKPVPNEKTDIISKFKGYNWYLIIRLMIPKILIGLGAGLVIPFMNLYFSNVFNLESKQIGIYFSILQVFMFFGMISAPIISKKFSMLNFIVWTEVLSIPFMLILALTNYLPLAVIAFVLRGMLMNMSGPVSTNLEMELVAEKDQAFTNAISSLSWNGAWTISAHFGGLIIQKYSFTYSFYVTIVLYMMSATTYYLFLKKYKLATQREHKIV
- the pckA gene encoding phosphoenolpyruvate carboxykinase (ATP), whose amino-acid sequence is MAGVDLSLYGIMNVKELYRNPSYQQLYVHETDPNLEGFERGVVTKTGAVAVKTGVFTGRSPKDKYFVRDETTENTMWWDGVINKSINTEVWKELKGLVVNQLSDKKLYVVDVFCGTNEDTRMSVRFVMEVAWQAHFVSNMFIRPTRKELENFVPDFVVLNGSKVTNPNWKQHGLNSDVFVLFNLTERMAVIGGSWYGGEMKKGIFSLMNYYNPLKGIASMHCSANVGEKGDVAIFFGLSGTGKTTLSADPKRYLIGDDEHGWDDNGVFNYEGGCYAKTINLSEENEPDIWDAIKQDALLENVTVDAEGNINYDDKSVTENTRVSYPIYHIKKIVLPSKAGHANKVIYLSADAFGVLPPVSILDRDQAQYHFLCGYTSKLAGTERGITEPVPSFSPAFGEAFLTLHPTKYATELVRKMDQHKAKAYLVNTGWNGTGKRISIKDTRAIIDAILDGSIENAQTKHIPMLNLTVPTALPNVTTSILDPRDTYQDVAEWEKKARSLSEKYIKNFEQYTDTPEGKALIPAGPQL
- a CDS encoding (4Fe-4S)-binding protein is translated as MEEKTYREYNNGEIIVTWQPEKCNHSEVCFRTLPRVFKPRKRPWVEIGGATSEVIIETVLACPSGALDLKFIDDQLKLKYEKKGETMSVEIKMIKNGPFVVNGNITIKDGEGNILHTGERSTLCRCGASKKMPLCDGNHRAIGFKDDDLETRS